The Bos indicus x Bos taurus breed Angus x Brahman F1 hybrid chromosome 15, Bos_hybrid_MaternalHap_v2.0, whole genome shotgun sequence genome includes a window with the following:
- the LOC113904932 gene encoding olfactory receptor 52Z1-like yields the protein MYLKDFGHFFRTTSNYTSAPFTAFLLTGVPGLEDFQIWISIPFSFMYLLAVTGNGLVMAMVIWDRSLHEPMYLFLAMLALNDVLLCTVTVPKMLLIFWQGPSISTFPACLTQMFFVHALFLSESAVLLAMAFDRYVAICAPLHYTTLLTGSLISKMVLALVARSVAVVTPGILLILRLHFCRSNIIHHTYCENMGIAKLACNSIVPNSIYGLTAALLTTGLDFVLISLSYWLILRTVFRLPSREARTKAFGTCGAHTCVILIFYTLAFFSFFTHRFGHHVPRYVLILLANLYLLVPPTMNPIVYGVKTKEIRMRLLGLCAQPK from the exons ATGTATCTAAAAG ATTTTGGCCACTTCTTTAGAACAACATCAAACTATACATCCGCTCCCTTCACTGCCTTCTTGCTGACTGGTGTCCCAGGATTAGAAGACTTCCAAATTTGGATTTCCATCCCTTTCAGCTTCATGTACCTTTTGGCTGTAACAGGCAATGGCCTGGTTATGGCGATGGTGATCTGGGACAGAAGCCTCCATGAACCCATGTATCTCTTCTTGGCCATGCTAGCTCTCAATGATGTTCTACTTTGTACTGTCACGGTGCCCAAAATGCTTCTTATCTTTTGGCAGGGCCCTTCCATATCAACATTCCCTGCCTGTCTCACACAGATGTTTTTTGTTCATgctctgtttctctctgaatctgcTGTCCTACTGGCCATGGCTTTTGACCGCTATGTGGCTATCTGTGCACCACTCCATTATACCACCCTACTTACAGGCTCTCTCATTAGCAAAATGGTCCTGGCTCTGGTGGCTCGAAGTGTGGCTGTGGTCACCCCTGGCATCCTACTTATTCTCCGCCTGCACTTCTGCCGGAGCAACATCATTCACCATACTTACTGTGAGAACATGGGCATTGCCAAATTGGCTTGCAATAGTATTGTCCCTAATAGCATTTATGGGCTTACTGCTGCTCTCCTCACCACAGGACTGGACTTTGTCCTTATCTCCCTGTCCTACTGGTTAATCTTGAGAACAGTCTTCCGACTGCCTTCTAGGGAAGCCCGGACAAAGGCCTTTGGAACTTGTGGAGCTCATACATGTGTCATCCTGATATTCTACACTCtggccttcttttccttctttacccATCGCTTTGGACACCATGTACCCAGGTATGTCCTTATCCTCCTGGCAAATCTGTACTTACTGGTGCCGCCTACCATGAACCCCATTGTTTATGGGGTAAAGACAAAAGAGATAAGGATGCGACTGCTAGGACTCTGTGCCCAACCTAAATGA
- the LOC113905575 gene encoding olfactory receptor 51G2-like, translating into MADSNHTGTSFFLTGLPGLEAGHTWLSIPLCAMYVAALAGNSLILWVVRSEPSLHQPMYYFLSMLAMTDLGLSASTLPTMLSIYMLGVREVALDVCLAQLFFIHTFSIMESSVLLAMAFDRFVAISKPLHYSTILTSPRIARLGLVIVVRSIGLHIPAPIMLKQLPYCRTRLLSHSYCLHPDVMKLACADTHTNSVYGLFVVLSTLGVDSVLIVLSYGLILQTVLSIASKAERLKALNTCVSHICAVLLFYTPMIGLSMIHRFGRRASPSSHVLLSYLHFLTPPLLNPVVYTIKTRQIRLKMLHLFRSDRTGIRDAQDR; encoded by the coding sequence ATGGCAGACTCCAACCACACTGGCACCTCCTTCTTCCTCACAGGCCTGCCAGGCCTTGAGGCTGGGCACACGTGGCTCTCCATTCCTCTTTGTGCCATGTATGTGGCTGCTCTGGCAGGAAACAGCCTGATCCTGTGGGTGGTGAGGTCAGAGCCCTCCCTACACCAGCCCATGTACTACTTCCTGTCCATGTTGGCTATGACCGACCTGGGGCTGTCTGCCTCCACCCTGCCCACCATGCTCTCCATCTACATGCTGGGAGTCAGGGAGGTGGCCCTGGATGTGTGTCTGGCCCAGCTCTTCTTCATCCACACCTTCTCAATCATGGAGTCCTCTGTGCTGCTGGCCATGGCTTTTGACCGTTTTGTAGCCATCAGCAAGCCCCTGCACTACAGTACCATCCTCACGAGTCCCAGGATTGCCAGGCTGGGCCTGGTCATTGTGGTACGCAGCATCGGTCTCCACATCCCAGCCCCCATCATGCTGAAGCAGCTGCCTTACTGCAGGACTCGCCTGCTGTCCCACTCCTACTGCCTGCACCCGGATGTCATGAAGCTGGCCTGTGCTGACACCCACACCAACAGCGTCTATGGTCTCTTTGTGGTGCTGTCCACACTGGGGGTAGACTCTGTGCTCATTGTCCTGTCCTATGGGCTCATCCTCCAGACAGTGCTGTCCATTGCATCCAAGGCCGAGCGCCTCAAAGCCCTCAACACTTGTGTCTCCCACATCTGTGCTGTGCTGCTCTTCTACACACCTATGATTGGCCTGTCCATGATCCACAGATTTGGCAGACGAGCTTCCCCTTCCAGCCATGTGCTGCTCTCTTATCTGCACTTTCTCACACCTCCATTGCTCAACCCAGTGGTTTATACCATTAAGACCAGGCAGATCCGACTGAAGATGCTGCACCTTTTCCGCTCAGACAGGACCGGCATCAGAGATGCTCAGGATCGTTAA